A portion of the Halobacillus ihumii genome contains these proteins:
- a CDS encoding Glu/Leu/Phe/Val family dehydrogenase, whose amino-acid sequence MSEKINVIEQSLKALLEDKDFLPDLKDKTRDQAFKSLVSILSTPNKIHKSFLRIALENGTIVRIPSFRIQHNNTLGPYKGGIRFHPSVSEDEVSNLAKLMTLKNALHEVPFGGGKGGVVINPKDYTPKELNLICKKFVQYNNDILGPDKDIPAPDVGTGDREMDWMMAEYKNTHPGEPYRGSFTGKSIINGGSLGRREATGKGVYFTFRYMMHNFLNDNKQWLEKTDNIFAKTALDHADRKLTMAVQGFGNLGSVGALEAYQCNYLQNQVVAVSDHNVMLYNSDGLDIPALNSYAKEHEGELPTTEKELAANDIKATIQNRDDLLELDVDVLMLAALEDQIHERNMDLIKARMIIEGANAPITEEADEHLSSKGVLIVPDILANAGGGIVSYLEWIQGRETQFYKEEEIYELLFDKMQKTMDTILPQFFGDPFALRQNCYIHSVMKLSTVMYRQGKLY is encoded by the coding sequence ATGAGTGAGAAAATAAACGTAATCGAACAATCGTTAAAAGCGCTGCTGGAAGATAAGGACTTTCTTCCCGACTTGAAAGATAAAACGAGAGATCAGGCTTTTAAGTCTTTAGTATCGATCCTTTCGACACCGAACAAGATACATAAGTCGTTCCTAAGGATTGCCCTGGAAAATGGAACGATCGTACGCATCCCTTCCTTCCGTATTCAGCACAACAATACACTTGGTCCTTATAAAGGCGGGATCCGTTTCCACCCGTCTGTGAGTGAAGATGAAGTCTCCAACCTCGCTAAGCTGATGACGCTGAAGAACGCGCTTCACGAGGTTCCTTTTGGAGGAGGAAAAGGTGGTGTAGTCATTAACCCGAAAGACTACACCCCAAAAGAATTGAATTTAATTTGTAAGAAATTTGTGCAATATAATAATGATATCCTCGGACCTGATAAAGACATTCCAGCTCCTGATGTGGGTACGGGGGATCGTGAGATGGATTGGATGATGGCAGAGTATAAGAATACTCACCCAGGCGAGCCCTATAGAGGGAGTTTTACCGGCAAGAGCATTATAAACGGAGGTTCATTAGGACGCCGGGAAGCAACGGGCAAGGGTGTTTATTTTACGTTTCGTTACATGATGCACAATTTCCTAAATGACAACAAGCAATGGCTTGAGAAAACAGACAATATATTTGCCAAAACTGCCTTAGACCATGCAGACCGCAAACTGACTATGGCTGTTCAAGGCTTTGGGAACCTTGGATCTGTCGGTGCTCTTGAGGCTTACCAGTGTAATTATTTGCAAAATCAGGTTGTGGCAGTCAGTGATCATAACGTTATGCTCTATAACTCAGACGGACTTGATATTCCCGCGTTAAACAGTTATGCCAAAGAGCATGAAGGGGAACTGCCTACGACAGAGAAAGAGCTCGCTGCTAATGATATTAAAGCGACAATCCAAAACCGGGATGATTTATTAGAACTTGATGTCGATGTGCTCATGCTCGCAGCCCTGGAGGATCAGATCCACGAACGTAATATGGATCTGATCAAGGCACGAATGATTATCGAAGGGGCGAATGCTCCTATTACAGAAGAGGCAGATGAACACCTAAGCAGCAAGGGTGTATTAATCGTGCCGGATATTCTGGCGAATGCCGGCGGGGGAATTGTTTCTTATTTAGAATGGATTCAAGGCCGTGAGACGCAATTTTATAAGGAAGAAGAAATTTACGAGCTTCTTTTTGATAAGATGCAGAAAACGATGGACACCATCCTGCCCCAGTTCTTTGGTGACCCGTTCGCGCTAAGACAGAATTGTTATATCCATTCTGTTATGAAGCTATCTACGGTGATGTATCGACAAGGCAAATTGTATTAA